tcatctttccctcgatcctgactagtctcccagtccctgccgctgaaaacatccccacagcatgatgcttccaccacatGCTTTACCCTTGGGATGgtacctggtttcctccagacgtgacgcttggcattcaggccaaagagttcaatcttggtttcatcagaccagagaatattgtttctcatggtctaagagtctttaggtgccttttggcaaactctaagtgggctgtcatgtgccttttactgaagagtggctttcgtctggccactctaccataaaggcctgattggtggagtgctgcagagatggttgtccttctggaaggttctctcatctccacagaggaactctggagctctgtcagagtgaccatcgggttcttggtcacctccctgaccaaggcccttctcccccgattgctcagtttggctggatggccagctctaggaagagtcttggtggtttcaaacttcttccatttaagaatgaaggaggccacttagttcttggggaccgtcaatgatgcagacattttttggtacccttcccccaatttgtgcctcgacacaatcctatctcaaagctctatggacaatttcttgaacctcatggcttggtttttgttctgacatgcacagtcaaccaactgtgggaccttatgtagacaggtgtgtgcctttccaaatcatgtccaatcaattgaatttaccacaggtggatttcaatcaagttgtagaaacatctcaaggatgatcaatggaaacaggatgcacctgagctcaatttcgagtctaatagcaaagtgtctgaatattaTGGAAATAGGGtatgtctgttttttatttttttaaacatttgcagAAATGTCTGAAACGTGTTTTCGCTTGGTCAGTATGGGgtgttgtgtatagattgatgggggggaaaaaatatttaatacattttagaataaagctgtaatgtaacaaaatgtggaaaaagtcaagaggtctgaatactttctgattgcactgtacatctagctacatattgaacgtccatcctctcagtccaggggcacaatgtTGAGACATTCCTCTTCATGAATTCATATTTATAattggatcagaatcaccgttataatcattggccagtacggagaatttagaaaaaccacaagtccaaatccctgtctccttccatggctaatttaggaaatggccaattttagctagctagctagccaccgttTTGCTCGCTTTGAtgatttctccggtgagatacgaattgcgaattgaaggaaaatcatgaaaacacagagacaaaagataaattattttacatgtttttgtatttttttcttggtccattttttgggggaagcctggcttcccttagcattcatgaatacacgccactgagtTTAAATGCCAAGTCACAGCCTCTCGAGTGGCACTGCGCTTGAGGCGTCAGTAGAGACCCGgatttgatcccaggctgtgtcacagccggccgtgaccgggagacccatgaggcggcgcacaattggctgagcatcgtccgggttgggggagggtttggccagctgggatttccttgtcccatcacggtctagcgactccttgtggcaggccgggcgcctgcaagctgaatTCGGTCGCCAGCtagacggtgtttcctccgacacactggtgcggctggcttccgggttaagcgagcagtgtttcCAGAAGCAGTGTGGCTGGGCaaggttgtgtttcagaggacgcatggctctcgaccttcgcctctccagagtgcgtaggggagttgcagcgacgggACAAGACTGTAAACACCAATTGGATGTAACGAAAAtggggagaaaaatgggtaaaagtaaaaaatacaaataaataaaaaatgcctAGCTACAGCTATTAATTATATACATAAAGAAAGAAAAAGTGTCATTCTTTGCACCAGCACAAGTAGTTGGAGCTTGTGTAAGGATACGACATCCCGAGTCCTGCTTGTGGCCAATACTTGTGCCAGTTCAGAATTGCATTTGACCCACCAAGTTTATACAGACCCATGCAGTCTATACCTAGTTAGTCGCCCAAGCTCAAATCCACCCTTAGCCCCTACCCCTTCGATAACGTTTGCCCTATTGTGTATGGGTGTTACGCTACATATTGTTTATAATTGgttatgggtggtaatggtacgGAGTGTTGAGAGTGTGTTTGCTGaagcccctgtgtgtgtgtgtgtgtgtgtgtgtgtaggactcTTTACCTTTCTGCTGATGCTGTTGGAGTGGACCAAACCAGGGATATCTAGCCCCCTGCGTCCGATCTGTGACCTGCGGGTCCtaaaacacttcattgaagagGCCAGAGATGCTGAGGCAGCCATGGTGAGACACACACCACATCCACGTCTGATCTGGTCTCTTGATGGCCATGAGCTGGTGCTATTTACAGAGATAGTCAGAGTAATAGTCACATTTCATCTCACATTTCTCCATCTGTCTTCTAATCTATCCATGTTTCCTTGCCCTGTTTCTCTTCtccatccacccccccccctctctcagctGGCATGTAAAGAAGGACGTGGTCTTCCAGAGCCTGTCACTGTTCCCCAAACCAAAGTAGACTTCAACGTCTGGGAGAGGAAAAATGTGAGTAACAACAGTCTCACCCTTTCGCTCTCTAAGAATCAATCTGCCTAAGAATGTGCTGTACCGTTATCAAACCAGCAATATATCCTGTCATCCCATTGTAGAGTCATTGAAAGAGAGAGTTTGGCCATTGAGGTTTCAACCTAAATCACATGGCTCCGGTCAGCTGGTGAACTATGTCTGTGTGTGATTCTGTAGGCACTGGAGCAAGCTCAGGAGGTTCAGTCTGGCCTGTGGCTGTTAAACCAGGCCATCGGCTCGCTACGAACCTCCGTCACCAACACAGCGCTGCACAGCCACATAGACAACAGCCTCAGAAACATCTTCAGCATCGGACAGGTGCTGCGCAGCCTCAACATCCAGGTGAGCTAGGTCACAGAGGTCAGGGTTCAAAGGGCAAAGGTCAACGGCAGAGTGAGGTTGTGGCATGAGGACAGAGTGATGAATATTGAGGTAAAATAACTGTCAGGCAAACAGGTGAACAGGTAATCAATCAGTGCTGTAATTCCCACCATTTCATTGTAGTTATTATTGAATGACATATGAAAGTTGCTATTGGAGACAAGAATAGGAATGTTCGCTATCTTAAGTTCACTTAGGGTCCTGTCCAGGCAGATGCATTCCTACAGACACGCAAGGTTTAACCTGAGTGACTCAGTTACTACTATTTCCTCACTGTAGAGCTTGCTagtggggggaagggggggggggggggggactgtatGGTTGTGTCATACAGACAGTAAAGAACTGTCATGTCTGAGAAATTCTAAGAAATCCCTCGCCAGTGGGGCTGGTTCTTAGATAGTAGCAGAAATTACAACAACCACAATCGCTTCCACCAGTGAGGTCACTGACAGGCAGGCGGAGTTCACTGGGTACACGCCGAGGCCATGCAAAGACAAACGGAGCTCCAGTCACTCCATCTGTACATACAGGCTCAAGGGCCACTGAGAGGTTTCTTAGTAGAGACATCAAACAAACATCGCCCAGGGCTTGTACCCTGGTGAAATAGACCTACTGCTGATATGCACTATCAGGGTTAGGTAGTAATGGCTTACATGTAACAGGGATTATGAAGTAACTATAAAAATGATGGTAATCAGACCCCTGCTTACTGAATCACCCAGATCTTCGTGTCAAATTACATTTTGGATTAGTCAACTCATCTCCAGCCTGTTCACTTCCCAAGTACTAGGACatgggtattcaactcttaccctacaaggtccagagcctgctgtttttacattttagtcatttatcagacgctcttatccagagcgacttacagtagggagtgcatacatttcataatttttttctccatactggtcccccgtgggaatcgaacccacaaccgtgGCGTTGCTAACACCATACTCtatcaactgagctacacgggacttcTACTTTTTCTGTTGTACCCGATAATGATTTACACCCACCTGGTATCCCAAGTCTGAATCAGTGCCTGATTAGAAGGGAACAATtttaaaaagcagtggaacttgcttcgaggtccagagttgagtttgagggcacTAGGATAACATGAAGATTTCTCTTGGATCCTTCACAtcgctgttttttttcttcctgtcagGAGTACACCCCTCCAGCAGGGGGAGTGGCTGGAGGTGAGGAGACATGGCGGGTGTCGTCTGCTTCAGAGCTCCTCCAGGTCCACGTTAACTTCCTGCGAGGCAAGGTGCAACTCTTGCTGTCCAACGCGCCCATCTGCCACCAGGGTAGCAGCTGATTGGGGCTCCCCGAGGCAGGGCTGAACTGATTGGAGCTCCCTCTGGCAGGGGGGCGGGCTCTTACGCTATTGACCCTGCTTGTTGCCAGGTAGAAGTCTAAAAGAGGAGAGTGTGTGGACCAGATCCTCACAGGAGAGAATGAAGCGATGTGGACAGAATGGTTCCTATTGGACCTTCAAAAGAACAAGAGCAGGCAGCACCTTGTGAATATTGACATGAGGGAGGAATGTGGTGAAGAAGTCACCAACGAATGTGGCCCATATAATGCACTGCTCTACGGCTcttcagtactgtgtgtgtgtgtgtgtgtgtgtgtgtgtgtgtgtgtgtgtgtgtgtgtgtgtgtgtgtgtgtgtgtgtgtgtgtgtgtgtgtgtgcgtgtgtgagcttGCCTGTGTGTTTTAGCatgagtgtgtgcctgtgtgttttaGCATGGACTGTGAGTTCTCATTGCCAAGCACTGGACAATCCACGTGGATTGCACCCGATGACACCTTGTTGGAGTTGTTCTGCACTGTACCTGACTGACAGCATTGACAGCCTGTCAAAGTCCAGGAGGAGGAGGCCTAGCCTATACCACAAACTCTTCAAGCATCACCGTCCGCCTCATTCTTAACACACAACACTTTTCCAACTGCTGTTTGTTAGTGTCCTTACATGAATTTTATATTGCTTTTTGAATTACTTATAGTTCAACATTTAAGCTCGACTCACTGTCACGGCGAAAGTATTCTGAGGGATATACTGTAACTAGGAACTAGAGACCGCAGCTGGGCTCCAGCGGTTAATCATTATCACTATATAACGCCACTGAACCAAGTTGTAAAGATATTTGTATACGTCAATATCCAACTGTTCACTACTGTCTGTTACCCTTCATAGAATAAATgatctgtgtgtttgtatgtactgtatgtatgtgcgAGAAAATATCTGTGTGAATGACAGTTTTATACAACTCTTATAAGCCTATTGAACGGACTAGAGGTGGGAGAGACAGAAGCGGAGGTTCTGTCAGGTTGAAGGAGGAAACGATTGAGAGGAAGAAAGGACTCTGACGCTATGCTCTGATTATCAGCGTGTCTGGCTTTATGCAGACCGGTGCTCAACTACGGCTTTGACGCAGATAGCAAGACTGCCAGGAAAATCTTGATTGGTTCTTATGATGAACATCCTGCATGCCtgttttgtctctctttctccttcattCAACCAGCAGCCAATCAACCCGAATCCTGGGAACCTTTTGGAGTCGCGGACGTTGTGGGTGCTTTCACTTTTGGGATTAGATTTGTTCTCCTGTGTTGTTTTGCTTCTCGTTTGAACGTCTTACAGTCACAGTGCAGTTGTTTGAACGGATGTTTGTACATGTTTTGTCCTGTTTGTTTCAGTTGTTTTGCCCCCTCTATCATAGTGCCATTTGGTATTTAAATagaaaatattattatttaatttaaaaaaggaTGGATGAAAAAAAGGCAAGAGGaagtttgtttgtctgtgtgataATTGCATCACTTTTGTTGTCCTGTCTCCTGTAGATATATCTGTGGTTTGGAAAGAAAGCCGTGGGtaactttatttggatagtccatctgtagatgctctacagactatctacAGACTACAAATAACATTTTAACTAACTATCTcttaaccctagctctaacccttaactcttatcctaaccctaaacttaaccattacccatattctaaacctaacctaagcaagcagttgcttatcaacatataaactgagtgtaaaaaaaaaagtaaagaacaccttcttaatatgcaggtagcctagtggttagcaggtagccttccctgtagctcagttggtagagcatggtatttgcaatgcatggtgtttgcaatgccagggttgtgggttcgattcccacagggggccatgtatgaaatgtatgcattcactactgtaagttgctctggataagagcgtctgcgaaatgactaaaatgtaaagaaatggttagagcgttggactagtaactgaaaggttgccagatcgaatccccgagctgacaaggtaaaaatctgtcgtcctgctcctgaataaggcagttaacccactgttcctaggccaccattgaaaataagaatttgttcttaactgacttgccttgttcattaaaggtaaaaaaatatatgagtAGTAAGCAGTGCACGAAAGAAGCATTTGAATGCCACCTAGTGGCGAGTCACTGTTACTAACTGCAAAAATGATGGGATGATTGTCAGTTTCACACTTAATGTTTCATGAAAAAAAACATCTGTACTTTTCCTATTTTATTACACATGTACAATAAATACTTTATATACATTCAAATACTGAAGCTCAAAACATCAATTTGTATGACGTAAAAAAAACTAACATTTACtgacttgacagagtttgaatgtCGATGTGTGGCATTGGTAGGTAAATTGCATAATTGCACATGTAGTTGGTAAACTTAAATCTGACCAGcaaattacaaaaaaatattacTTAATTCCCATGGTCAACTAATATTCAGTGTTTACACTGAAAAAATCTACAATGTTTTATGTAAGCTTTAAATCCACATCCTTTTCAGAGCATGTATTCCCATGTGGAACAGGAGTATTGTAGCTTGCATGAGTTAGGCTGCGTTAACAAAAGGTAGCCCAACGCTGATATtcttttcccactaattggtctttagACCAATCTGATCAGTTCTGAGAagagctgatgtgaaaagatctgatgtgattggtcaaaagacccattagtggaaaaaaatatcagaattgggctgcctgtgtaaatgcagccttagtGTGGTCTGTCCCATTTCCTATGGGAGCTTTTTTCTTCTCCCCCCCAGGCAGtgagggattggaaatgatggCATGAAACATCACATCTTGATACTAACAAATACACTGCTCTGACTGACATGCATAACAAAATGACAAAGCTGAGAAAGAGCTTCCAAAAGCTCTGAAATCAGCTCAGTTCATAGACACTTCTCATTATTCCCCACATCTGGATAACAGACCACCGCAGAGGGTTAGGATAGCCGGCGGGATTAACCAGGTGAGATACCCCCGGTATGACTAGCCTCCACCATTACTATATTACAGACACCATGACAATGGAGGTAGCTAGCCATATCCGAGCTAGGACTGATGGTGATGCGTCTCGGGTCACTGTGGGTCTGGGTAGAACACTTTGATATGAATAGCCGAATTATTCCGAGTGCGTGTCATGGGTTCCCCCGCCTCGTCCGGGTCCTCAGGCTCCAGATCGTCCACCAGCTCCACTGTAGACGTGTTGGCCGCCAGCTGTAGTGCCCCCTGGCTGCTGGCCTGGAGCTGCAGGGCGATGTTGATGGCCCTGTTGATGGCCAGGCCCAGACCATGGACGCAGATCTCCCTGTGGCCTCCTCCCTCCAGCAGCTTCTGGCAGCGGGCCAGCTGGGCCCGGAAGTCTGTCTTCATGTTGACGTACACGTCGTTGCGGCGCTTGGGCAGCTTCCTGGGGAGACGCTTGCGGAGGGTGTACTCCACAGGGTCCATCTCCACCCCTGTGCCGCTGCCGTCGGCTGGGGGCATGATGATGCCTGGGGTTGTCTGGGGGACGGAGGCAGAGATAGGGCTGTGTGGTTCTGTCATCACGATTGAGTCAGTCAGAAACAGGGAAGCGTGGAATGGAGCACTGCAGTAATAGGAGGCAAAAACAACAGGAAAGGAAATGTCAATGACAAGAACGGAAGATCAACACAATCATCTTTCAGACAGCAAATATAATGCTTAGCCAATATACTGAAGGTTCTGAAATACTCAAACACCAGGGAGGTCGactggtagctagctaacgttatctagaTTGGAACGTAATGTAATTTAACCGTCACACACTCTGTGCTAAAATGTGTCACTCCAAACAAATGTAGTTAACGTTATGACAAAATAAGAACGTGAAAGCAATCAGACTGTACCTCCAACCACGGTTTGCAACCAAATTATTCAAATTTTGTCTTTATCGTGCTGGGGAACTCACAACATGAGAGGTTTGTGAACTTCTGGAAACACAGAGGTGCCCCGGAAGTAATCAATACGAAAACGTCTTCCTCCATCAGTCAATATTATGAAAATACATATCAAATACAGTGCTGCGCCACCCTCTGATTACTGGATAAATAAAAACGTATGTTTGCAGTCTGACCAGAGCTACTTTTTTAAATATAATGGTTAAATTGAATAGCCGCGATAATAGTATATGGGGCGTATTCATTACGGAAACCGTTTACTGTGTAGAAACAAAACGGAAACAAAGCACAAACGGGACGAACTGATTTTGACCAATATAAACTGTCGTTTTGTCCGTTTGGGGTAAACGGGTTGCAACATACTCTGCATAATGATTACACCACTGTTGTTATAACGCCCACCCCCTGTAAACAACCCAAGTGAAGTGCAGTGTTGACGTATGTGGCTCGATTACGGACATACCACGACAACCCCTTGCGAGCACGCTGAAATGCATTACATTCAGCCTAACTGCAAATAATTATATTATTCTAAGTCATACATGCTGTGCAAGCGTGGGATGGTTGGTCTGAAAATAGCATAACGAGCTAACATTAGCGAACAACTCGTAACACAAGTCAATGTTACGTCACGTGGTGTGAGTAGGGCGGCCATCTTTCTCTGAAAACACAAACAACAAGAGTAAGGAGCAGACTTCTCGACTAGACATCAACACGCAGCGACCGTAGGAGAGCGGGTAAATAAATCAAACATATTGAACACGACTTAATGAGAGTATCAGTACCATTCTGTTGGAGGAGGATGTTTACAGAAAGAGAAAGGAAACCAATGCATATGAGTTAAAACCGAAGATTGTACACAACAAAACGTATAAAAAAAACGACATTAACTCAAAGGTAAGCTATGGTTCCTTGAGCATTTGGGAATGGTTGACACTGTCGTCTATAACGTTACATAGCTAGCAAATCACTTTAATCTGAGAGGGGCCCATACAAACGCGAGTCAGGTGC
The DNA window shown above is from Salmo trutta chromosome 8, fSalTru1.1, whole genome shotgun sequence and carries:
- the epoa gene encoding erythropoietin isoform X1; this translates as MFHNSSRGLFTFLLMLLEWTKPGISSPLRPICDLRVLKHFIEEARDAEAAMLACKEGRGLPEPVTVPQTKVDFNVWERKNALEQAQEVQSGLWLLNQAIGSLRTSVTNTALHSHIDNSLRNIFSIGQVLRSLNIQEYTPPAGGVAGGEETWRVSSASELLQVHVNFLRGKVQLLLSNAPICHQGSS
- the epoa gene encoding erythropoietin isoform X2 — its product is MELPPRLFTFLLMLLEWTKPGISSPLRPICDLRVLKHFIEEARDAEAAMLACKEGRGLPEPVTVPQTKVDFNVWERKNALEQAQEVQSGLWLLNQAIGSLRTSVTNTALHSHIDNSLRNIFSIGQVLRSLNIQEYTPPAGGVAGGEETWRVSSASELLQVHVNFLRGKVQLLLSNAPICHQGSS
- the LOC115198367 gene encoding ribonuclease P protein subunit p20 isoform X2; translated protein: MTEPHSPISASVPQTTPGIIMPPADGSGTGVEMDPVEYTLRKRLPRKLPKRRNDVYVNMKTDFRAQLARCQKLLEGGGHREICVHGLGLAINRAINIALQLQASSQGALQLAANTSTVELVDDLEPEDPDEAGEPMTRTRNNSAIHIKVFYPDPQ
- the LOC115198367 gene encoding ribonuclease P protein subunit p20 isoform X1; the protein is MFAPFHASLFLTDSIVMTEPHSPISASVPQTTPGIIMPPADGSGTGVEMDPVEYTLRKRLPRKLPKRRNDVYVNMKTDFRAQLARCQKLLEGGGHREICVHGLGLAINRAINIALQLQASSQGALQLAANTSTVELVDDLEPEDPDEAGEPMTRTRNNSAIHIKVFYPDPQ